In the genome of Massilia sp. PAMC28688, one region contains:
- a CDS encoding pirin family protein, whose amino-acid sequence MLEIRKSEDRGAANHGWLQSQHSFSFADYRDPAHTGFGPLLVINEDRVAPGGGFGTHGHRDMEIISYVLDGALEHKDSLGTGSVLHYGDVQRMSAGAGVRHSEFNGSQTAPVHFLQIWIEPNVKSIPPSYEEKHFAPETKQGQLRLIASPDGRDGSVTIHQDAAVYATILRGDERAEHALASGRTGYVHVVRGAVTVNGTPLKDGDALKLRGEPSVVLEQAQEAEVLVFDLPY is encoded by the coding sequence ATGCTCGAGATCAGAAAAAGCGAAGACCGGGGCGCCGCCAACCATGGCTGGCTGCAATCGCAGCACAGTTTTTCCTTTGCCGACTACCGCGATCCGGCCCACACCGGGTTCGGCCCCCTGCTGGTCATTAACGAAGACCGGGTGGCCCCGGGCGGCGGCTTCGGCACCCATGGCCACCGCGACATGGAAATCATTTCCTATGTCCTCGACGGTGCGCTGGAACACAAGGACAGCCTGGGCACGGGATCGGTGCTCCACTACGGCGACGTGCAGCGCATGAGCGCCGGCGCCGGTGTGCGCCACAGCGAGTTCAACGGCTCGCAAACGGCGCCCGTGCATTTCCTGCAGATCTGGATCGAGCCGAACGTGAAGTCGATTCCACCGAGCTATGAAGAAAAGCACTTTGCGCCGGAGACCAAGCAGGGCCAGCTGCGCCTGATCGCCTCGCCCGATGGCCGCGACGGCTCGGTCACCATCCACCAGGACGCGGCCGTGTACGCCACCATCCTGCGCGGCGACGAGCGGGCCGAACATGCGCTGGCCAGTGGCCGCACCGGCTACGTCCATGTGGTGCGCGGCGCCGTCACCGTCAACGGCACCCCGCTCAAGGATGGCGATGCGCTCAAGCTGCGTGGGGAACCGAGCGTGGTTCTGGAACAGGCGCAAGAGGCGGAAGTGCTCGTATTCGACCTGCCTTACTGA
- a CDS encoding LysR family transcriptional regulator yields the protein MLKLSLDAVHIIDAIDRRGSFARAALELHRVPSTISYTVAKLEEDLGVQVFERNGPRVTLTAAGRELLREGRVLLRAALELEQRVQRVASGWETELAIGMDSMFSARALGADMQAFYGLARHTRLRVVQETLSGPWEALLERRVDLLVGVAGEGPAGGGYVARSIGEMPFVFAVAPGHELAQAPEPLGRAALQQHRAVVVADSARRMAARTVGLQYGQDALTVPTMQAKFDLQIAGLGFGFLPEPCARRAIDQGLLIEKQVEEARAPEIFYMAWRTGEEGAALKWWRERLLQETLFARLCRHLPQADMPDRQGKN from the coding sequence ATGTTAAAGCTCAGCCTGGATGCCGTCCATATCATCGATGCCATCGACCGCCGCGGTTCCTTTGCCAGGGCTGCCCTCGAGCTGCACCGGGTACCCTCGACCATTTCCTATACGGTGGCCAAGCTGGAGGAGGATCTGGGCGTGCAGGTATTCGAGCGCAATGGTCCGCGCGTCACCCTCACCGCTGCCGGGCGCGAACTGCTGCGCGAAGGCCGTGTCTTGCTGCGCGCCGCGCTCGAACTTGAGCAGCGTGTGCAGCGGGTCGCCTCCGGCTGGGAAACGGAGCTGGCCATCGGCATGGATTCCATGTTTTCGGCACGCGCGCTGGGCGCCGACATGCAAGCCTTTTACGGGCTGGCCCGCCACACGCGCCTGCGGGTGGTGCAGGAAACCCTGTCCGGACCGTGGGAAGCGCTGCTCGAACGGCGGGTCGACCTGCTGGTGGGCGTGGCGGGGGAAGGCCCGGCCGGTGGCGGCTATGTGGCGCGCTCCATCGGCGAGATGCCTTTCGTGTTTGCCGTCGCCCCCGGCCATGAGCTGGCGCAGGCACCGGAGCCGCTCGGGCGCGCTGCGCTGCAACAGCATCGCGCCGTGGTGGTGGCCGACTCCGCGCGGCGCATGGCGGCGCGTACTGTCGGCTTGCAGTATGGCCAGGATGCCCTCACCGTTCCCACCATGCAGGCCAAGTTCGATTTGCAGATCGCCGGGCTGGGCTTTGGCTTTTTGCCCGAGCCGTGCGCGCGCCGGGCCATCGACCAGGGGTTGTTGATTGAGAAGCAAGTCGAGGAAGCACGGGCGCCGGAGATCTTCTACATGGCCTGGCGCACGGGGGAAGAGGGCGCGGCCCTCAAATGGTGGCGCGAGCGCCTGCTGCAGGAAACGCTGTTCGCGCGCCTGTGCCGCCACCTGCCCCAAGCGGACATGCCGGACCGACAAGGAAAGAACTGA
- a CDS encoding EAL and HDOD domain-containing protein, which yields MMTTSSAVPLLLFRVLANERGAPAGLLIEPGPGDPAHVLPCLGGQSFAGLAGKLGRYYRPGLDPLLAGALDAAGWQALAADALLRADAPLDAQPLPKGELLIDGEWYMAPPPKLSGAQAASRALSLQLAQLVAADAPTSDIEALLRKDPTLSYHLLRLVNSLGMGVGRRITSFSQAILILGRQQLRRWVNLMLFAARQGDLRSGMLLARVAVRARLLEQLARAHGQDKQGQDQAFITGMFSLLGVLFGMPLPEVLAPLSMSETVHDALIGNQGALGTMLQLCAAYEQGDAAVVSACLAALQIDAAQFNEAAVQATQWMLSAIDGAGAPAHG from the coding sequence ATGATGACCACTTCGAGCGCAGTTCCACTTCTTTTGTTCCGCGTGCTCGCCAACGAGCGGGGCGCACCGGCAGGCCTGCTCATCGAACCCGGCCCTGGCGATCCCGCCCACGTGCTGCCTTGCCTTGGCGGCCAATCCTTCGCCGGCCTGGCCGGCAAGCTGGGGCGCTATTATCGTCCAGGCCTGGACCCGCTCCTGGCCGGCGCCCTCGATGCGGCCGGGTGGCAGGCACTGGCCGCGGACGCGCTGCTGCGCGCCGACGCTCCGCTCGACGCCCAGCCCCTGCCAAAAGGCGAGCTCCTGATCGACGGTGAGTGGTACATGGCGCCGCCGCCCAAACTGTCAGGCGCCCAGGCCGCATCGCGCGCCTTGTCGCTGCAGCTGGCCCAATTGGTCGCGGCCGATGCGCCCACCAGCGACATCGAAGCGCTGCTGCGCAAGGACCCGACCCTGTCCTACCACTTGCTGCGGCTGGTCAATTCGCTCGGCATGGGCGTGGGCCGGCGCATTACCAGTTTTTCCCAGGCCATCCTCATCCTGGGCCGCCAGCAGCTGCGGCGCTGGGTCAATCTGATGCTGTTTGCTGCCCGCCAGGGCGACCTGCGCTCGGGCATGCTGCTTGCGCGCGTGGCCGTGCGCGCTCGCCTGCTCGAGCAGCTCGCGCGTGCGCACGGTCAGGACAAGCAGGGCCAGGACCAGGCTTTCATCACCGGCATGTTCTCGCTGCTCGGTGTCCTGTTTGGCATGCCGCTGCCGGAAGTGCTCGCGCCCCTGTCCATGAGCGAGACGGTCCACGACGCGCTGATCGGGAACCAGGGTGCGCTGGGCACCATGCTGCAGCTGTGCGCCGCATATGAACAGGGCGACGCCGCCGTCGTGAGCGCCTGCCTGGCGGCGCTGCAGATCGATGCCGCGCAATTCAATGAGGCCGCCGTCCAGGCAACCCAGTGGATGCTGTCGGCAATCGATGGTGCCGGGGCGCCAGCCCATGGCTGA
- a CDS encoding bifunctional diguanylate cyclase/phosphodiesterase gives MAESALERGLLLARAARALEGEALASALERLEAALHEAQAQPAPAPASALRQHADTFEHASGPVIVLDLAGYLTGWNKGAEAMFGYSAQEAVGQHILFLYTDEGEDCGVEELFLDAGADVIEVQRRKKNGQSIWVRMSLSIIHDQGGEAAGMLVQLTPAVDHLTEAEKTFLHARIIEDSDQGVLITDSRERIVSVNSAFTRITGYSPLEAIGQTPDLLRASMHDATFRTKLRAAMTGDGSWRGEIIGKRKNGELFPQSVTISVVRDDAGAITHTFSLFSDISVHKDAEARMQRMANYDSLTGLPNRVLFSSLLGDVLVQARGGSQFGGVMVVEVARIGTISDTLGHDIANELICEIGRRFRQALRGDDILARLEANKLAIAIGRIEKREHVAKVAQKLLATLAAPMTIGGHTLQAGARIGIATWPDDGMDCASLVRLADVAMARCSDAEDCRFLFYHAEMDQRAKDHMRMEGELRAALAGGQLELHYQPKLSLRSGRIVGAEALLRWRHPERGMVSPCVFIPLAEESGLILDIGSWVLDDACRQIRQWRDQGLDMPPVAVNLSARQFDAHLPARVQAVLRKHGVQPGQLMLEITESLLVQGADAVVSIMNELVAMGMGLALDDFGTGYSSLAYLKRFPISTLKIDRSFVVGLPHEANDCAIARAIVTMAQQLRQEIVAEGVETADQMAFLRDLGCDQLQGYLFSPAVTAIEFARMKHDGRQLDIAR, from the coding sequence ATGGCTGAATCGGCGCTCGAGCGGGGTTTGCTGCTGGCGCGGGCGGCGCGCGCGCTGGAAGGCGAAGCGCTGGCCAGCGCGCTCGAACGCCTCGAGGCCGCGCTCCACGAAGCGCAGGCACAGCCGGCGCCGGCGCCGGCGTCTGCCCTGCGCCAGCACGCCGACACCTTCGAGCATGCATCCGGCCCCGTCATCGTGCTTGACCTGGCAGGCTATCTCACCGGCTGGAACAAGGGCGCCGAGGCCATGTTCGGCTACAGCGCGCAGGAAGCGGTCGGCCAGCACATCCTGTTTTTGTACACCGATGAAGGCGAAGACTGCGGCGTGGAAGAACTGTTCCTTGATGCCGGAGCCGACGTGATCGAGGTGCAGCGCCGCAAGAAGAACGGCCAGTCGATCTGGGTGCGCATGTCGCTGTCGATCATCCACGATCAGGGCGGGGAGGCGGCCGGCATGCTGGTCCAGCTCACCCCTGCGGTGGACCACCTGACGGAGGCGGAAAAGACGTTTCTGCACGCGCGCATCATCGAAGACAGCGACCAGGGCGTGCTCATTACCGACTCGCGCGAGCGCATCGTCTCGGTCAACAGCGCCTTTACCCGCATCACCGGCTATTCGCCCCTCGAAGCCATCGGCCAGACTCCGGACCTGCTGCGCGCCAGCATGCACGACGCCACCTTCCGCACCAAGCTGCGCGCGGCCATGACCGGCGACGGCTCCTGGCGCGGGGAAATCATCGGCAAGCGCAAGAACGGGGAATTGTTCCCGCAGTCGGTCACCATCAGCGTGGTGCGCGACGACGCAGGCGCCATCACCCATACGTTTTCGCTGTTCTCCGACATCAGCGTGCACAAGGATGCCGAGGCGCGCATGCAGCGCATGGCCAACTACGACAGCCTCACAGGTCTGCCCAACCGCGTGCTGTTTTCCAGCCTGCTCGGCGACGTGCTGGTGCAGGCGCGCGGCGGCAGCCAGTTTGGCGGCGTGATGGTGGTGGAAGTGGCCCGCATCGGGACCATCAGCGATACGCTCGGCCATGACATTGCCAATGAACTGATCTGCGAGATCGGGCGCCGCTTTCGCCAGGCCCTGCGCGGCGACGACATCCTGGCGCGCCTGGAAGCGAACAAGCTGGCCATCGCCATTGGGCGCATTGAAAAGCGCGAGCATGTGGCCAAGGTGGCGCAAAAGCTGCTCGCTACGCTGGCCGCGCCCATGACCATTGGCGGACACACCCTGCAGGCCGGTGCCCGCATCGGCATTGCCACCTGGCCCGATGACGGCATGGATTGCGCCTCACTGGTGCGCCTGGCCGACGTGGCCATGGCGCGCTGCAGCGATGCCGAGGATTGCCGCTTCCTGTTCTATCACGCCGAGATGGACCAGCGCGCCAAGGACCACATGCGGATGGAGGGCGAGCTGCGCGCCGCGCTGGCGGGCGGTCAGCTGGAACTGCACTACCAGCCCAAGCTGAGCCTGCGCAGCGGGCGCATCGTCGGCGCCGAAGCGCTGCTGCGCTGGCGCCATCCCGAGCGCGGCATGGTGTCGCCCTGCGTGTTCATTCCCCTGGCCGAGGAAAGTGGCCTGATCCTCGATATCGGCAGCTGGGTGCTGGACGACGCCTGCCGCCAGATCCGCCAGTGGCGCGACCAGGGTCTGGACATGCCGCCGGTGGCCGTCAATCTGTCGGCGCGCCAGTTCGATGCCCACCTGCCGGCGCGGGTGCAGGCGGTGCTGCGCAAGCATGGCGTCCAGCCCGGCCAGCTGATGCTGGAAATTACCGAGAGCCTGCTGGTGCAGGGCGCCGACGCCGTGGTCTCGATCATGAACGAACTGGTGGCCATGGGCATGGGGCTGGCGCTCGATGACTTCGGTACTGGCTACTCCAGCCTGGCCTACCTCAAGCGCTTTCCCATCAGTACGCTCAAGATCGACCGCAGCTTCGTGGTGGGCTTGCCGCATGAAGCCAACGACTGCGCCATTGCGCGCGCGATCGTCACCATGGCCCAGCAATTGCGCCAGGAAATCGTGGCCGAGGGCGTGGAAACGGCGGACCAGATGGCTTTCCTGCGCGACCTGGGCTGCGACCAGCTCCAGGGCTACCTGTTCAGCCCGGCTGTTACTGCTATCGAATTTGCCCGCATGAAGCACGACGGCCGGCAGCTCGATATCGCCCGCTAG
- a CDS encoding alpha/beta hydrolase, whose amino-acid sequence MNKFICALILSATAAIAAAAPATPPARAVMPYAMADTAVHQVASKELKRTYEIAVSLPEGYKTSTRRYPVVFVSDANYAFPLVRSLSKRVGDGGRGLEDFILVGLGYSQGDSPTFARRRDYTPGQPAETDLKPDESGRAPQFGQAEAYRRFIASEVFPLIAQRYRADMARKVFVGHSYGSLLGLHILFTDSAMFDQYIMGSPSLWYGKQHMFEREKAYAEKHRDLKARIFFAVGGQEMPSPEHPERSDMVGELKRFENILRARQYPGLRIHSRVFDGEDHLTVAPAILTHGLKWTLPARK is encoded by the coding sequence TTGAACAAGTTTATCTGTGCCTTGATCCTTTCTGCCACCGCAGCCATTGCGGCCGCCGCGCCTGCCACACCCCCGGCCCGGGCCGTGATGCCCTACGCGATGGCCGATACGGCCGTTCATCAGGTGGCCTCGAAAGAGCTCAAGCGCACCTACGAAATTGCGGTGAGCCTGCCTGAAGGCTACAAAACTTCCACGCGGCGCTATCCGGTGGTGTTCGTCAGTGATGCCAATTACGCGTTTCCGCTGGTGCGCAGCCTCTCCAAGCGGGTGGGCGACGGCGGCCGCGGGCTGGAAGACTTCATCCTTGTCGGGCTGGGCTATTCGCAGGGCGACTCGCCTACCTTTGCCCGGCGCCGCGATTACACACCGGGCCAGCCGGCCGAGACGGACCTGAAGCCCGACGAGAGCGGCCGGGCACCACAGTTTGGCCAGGCCGAGGCGTACCGCCGCTTCATCGCCAGCGAAGTATTCCCCCTCATTGCCCAGCGCTACCGCGCCGACATGGCACGCAAGGTCTTCGTTGGCCACTCCTATGGCAGCCTGCTGGGCCTGCATATCCTGTTTACCGACAGCGCCATGTTTGACCAGTACATCATGGGCAGTCCTTCGCTCTGGTACGGCAAACAGCACATGTTCGAGCGCGAGAAAGCCTATGCGGAAAAGCACCGGGACTTGAAGGCGCGCATTTTCTTTGCCGTGGGCGGCCAGGAAATGCCCTCGCCCGAGCATCCGGAACGCAGCGACATGGTGGGCGAGCTCAAGCGCTTTGAAAATATCCTCAGGGCGCGCCAGTATCCGGGCCTGCGCATCCACAGCCGCGTGTTCGACGGGGAGGACCACCTGACGGTGGCACCGGCCATCCTGACCCACGGCCTCAAGTGGACGCTGCCGGCCCGCAAATAG
- a CDS encoding DUF3820 family protein, which yields MNPDHLQLLLNTEMPYGKYKGCLIADLPGHYLGWFAREGFPKGQLGALLALMYELDHNALRGLLDPLRPKGAARKVFR from the coding sequence ATGAATCCCGACCACCTGCAGCTGCTGCTCAACACTGAAATGCCGTATGGCAAATACAAAGGTTGCCTGATCGCCGACCTGCCGGGACACTACCTGGGCTGGTTTGCCCGCGAAGGCTTTCCCAAGGGGCAGCTGGGCGCCCTGCTCGCCCTCATGTACGAACTCGACCATAACGCCCTGCGCGGCCTGCTCGATCCGCTTCGTCCCAAAGGTGCCGCGCGCAAAGTTTTCAGGTAA
- a CDS encoding AI-2E family transporter, whose amino-acid sequence MSDHHLPKTADVSVPGKERDFLHRVVLVNGTVIMFALVLTMLWYSANALLLIFACILFAILLFELSNVVTERTKLKRKYALPLVVLTMFGIIGLGGFLMAPQISDQADKLVVAVPQALTDLRQKLGEYDLARRLLGGIPSDEQLRKQITQMMPNAGLFFSGVLGAVGNVFIITFVGIYFAAKPLLYIEGMVTLVPKRKRERAREVLTEIGRTLAKWLVGKAASMVLVGALTAIGLSVLGVPLALILGIIAGLLDFIPYLGPLMAGVPAVLLAFSISPEMGLYTIGLFGIIQLIEGYLLQPLIEQKTVSLPPALTIVMQVLFGTLFGLAGVALATPLTAVLAVLVTMLYVQDVLGDNVRTPSEQ is encoded by the coding sequence ATGAGCGACCACCATCTACCAAAGACCGCAGACGTTTCGGTGCCGGGCAAGGAACGCGACTTCCTGCACCGCGTGGTGCTGGTCAATGGCACGGTGATCATGTTTGCCCTGGTGCTGACCATGCTGTGGTATTCGGCCAATGCGCTGCTGCTGATCTTTGCCTGCATCCTGTTTGCCATCCTGCTCTTTGAACTGTCCAACGTCGTTACCGAGCGCACCAAACTCAAGCGCAAGTATGCGCTGCCGCTGGTGGTGCTGACCATGTTCGGGATCATTGGCCTGGGTGGCTTCCTGATGGCGCCGCAGATCTCGGACCAGGCCGACAAGCTGGTGGTGGCCGTTCCCCAGGCCCTCACCGACCTGCGCCAGAAGCTGGGCGAGTATGACCTGGCGCGGCGCCTGCTGGGCGGCATTCCGTCCGACGAACAGCTGCGCAAGCAGATCACGCAGATGATGCCCAATGCGGGCCTGTTCTTTTCCGGCGTCCTGGGCGCCGTCGGCAATGTCTTCATCATTACCTTCGTTGGCATTTACTTTGCGGCCAAGCCCTTGCTGTACATCGAGGGCATGGTGACCCTGGTGCCCAAGCGCAAGCGCGAGCGCGCGCGCGAAGTGCTGACCGAAATCGGCCGCACCCTGGCCAAATGGCTGGTGGGCAAGGCCGCCTCCATGGTGCTGGTCGGCGCGCTGACGGCCATCGGCCTGTCGGTCCTGGGCGTGCCGCTGGCGCTCATTCTCGGCATCATTGCCGGCCTGCTCGACTTCATTCCTTATCTGGGTCCCCTCATGGCGGGCGTGCCGGCGGTGCTGCTGGCGTTCTCCATCAGTCCCGAAATGGGCTTGTATACCATTGGCCTGTTCGGCATCATCCAGCTGATCGAGGGTTACCTGCTGCAACCCCTGATCGAGCAAAAGACCGTATCGCTGCCGCCGGCTCTGACAATCGTGATGCAGGTACTGTTCGGCACGCTGTTCGGGCTGGCCGGCGTGGCCCTGGCCACGCCCCTGACGGCCGTGCTGGCCGTGCTGGTGACCATGCTGTATGTGCAGGACGTGTTGGGCGACAATGTGAGAACGCCAAGCGAACAATGA
- a CDS encoding DUF1810 domain-containing protein has protein sequence MSDQYNLQRFIQAQAPVYPAVLAELRAARKQSHWMWFIFPQLAGLGRSSMARHYAIASLDEARAYLDHPVLGARLRECVALLQAASGRSAHQIFGDPDDMKLHSSLTLFAQAAPDEALFRACLDQYFSGQPDRATLALLA, from the coding sequence ATGAGCGATCAATACAATCTGCAGCGCTTTATCCAGGCCCAGGCCCCGGTGTACCCGGCCGTGCTGGCGGAGCTGCGCGCGGCGCGCAAGCAAAGCCACTGGATGTGGTTCATTTTCCCCCAGCTGGCGGGCCTGGGGCGCAGCAGCATGGCGCGCCACTACGCCATTGCCTCCCTGGACGAAGCGCGTGCCTACCTGGACCATCCCGTGCTGGGCGCGCGCCTGCGCGAATGTGTGGCCCTGCTGCAGGCGGCCAGTGGCCGCAGCGCGCACCAGATTTTCGGCGACCCGGACGACATGAAGCTGCATTCCTCTCTCACCCTGTTCGCGCAGGCCGCGCCAGATGAAGCGCTGTTTCGTGCATGCCTCGATCAATACTTCAGCGGCCAGCCGGATAGGGCGACGCTTGCCCTGCTTGCGTAA
- a CDS encoding alpha/beta hydrolase domain-containing protein, whose protein sequence is MFFTRLILCLAPAFLAACATPAIPDTDAGGVERLDIISRTPAFAGAPFEVGGAYETIVAVAHLRANPRHVANRGIVDIDHARGADGWVRYKTDVVITRPVEAARASRVLLLEIPNRGNALLPLLANDAATLPGRPASAGNGYTMRRGHAMVWVGWQGDIPLAQNGSKAGNAAGMQLPLATIGGQSITGPSFAEVVPDTVAAEGSIELAYPAASLEPGRAVLTVRAHATAPATTLPEAAWRYASPTSVVFTRAAGFDAGAIYRFAYQARDARPMGLGMAALRDVTAYLKLARAGNPLADIRPDVAVAVGVSQSGRVLRDFLWQGFNRAPDGSRVFDAAMPLIAGSRKSFVNVRFAQPGRYSTQHLDHLTYGDQFPFSYAVTRDPVSGRTDGIFARCQASATCPVLMHVDSSVEFWQGRASLVVSDGAGHDLPMPPSVRTYLMSSTQHIAAERPATGICRYPSNPARQGPVVRVLLDHLVAWARSGTEPPASRFPRHADAMLTAPTREASGFPDLRAIGVHFPQVINELSVVGYEDGVARPDRARPYQLHVPMTDADGHDIAGIRLPDIAVPLATHTGWNLRRQPFASGQLCNLNGSYIALPASAQAGDPRPPLAARYRCRMEYAKAVALAARELRDQGLMLQEDVDRYIARALNEQRVP, encoded by the coding sequence TTGTTCTTCACTCGCCTGATCCTGTGCCTGGCGCCGGCATTCCTGGCTGCCTGCGCCACCCCGGCCATTCCCGACACCGACGCCGGCGGCGTGGAGCGCCTGGACATCATCAGCCGCACGCCGGCCTTTGCCGGTGCCCCGTTCGAGGTCGGGGGCGCGTACGAAACCATTGTCGCCGTCGCCCATCTGCGCGCCAATCCGCGCCACGTGGCCAACCGCGGCATCGTCGATATTGACCATGCGCGCGGCGCCGATGGCTGGGTCAGATACAAGACCGATGTCGTCATCACCCGCCCGGTGGAAGCTGCCAGGGCCTCGCGCGTGCTGCTGCTGGAAATACCCAACCGCGGCAACGCGCTGCTGCCGCTGCTGGCCAACGACGCCGCCACCCTGCCGGGCCGGCCGGCATCTGCCGGCAACGGCTACACCATGCGGCGCGGCCACGCCATGGTGTGGGTCGGCTGGCAGGGCGATATACCCCTGGCGCAGAACGGGAGTAAAGCGGGGAATGCAGCGGGCATGCAGCTGCCGCTGGCCACGATCGGCGGCCAGAGCATCACCGGGCCCTCGTTTGCGGAAGTGGTGCCTGACACGGTGGCCGCCGAAGGGAGCATCGAGCTGGCCTATCCCGCAGCCAGCCTGGAGCCGGGGCGGGCCGTGCTGACGGTGCGCGCCCATGCCACGGCGCCTGCCACGACGCTGCCGGAGGCCGCCTGGCGCTATGCCAGTCCGACTTCGGTCGTGTTCACCCGCGCCGCCGGCTTTGACGCTGGCGCCATCTACCGCTTCGCCTACCAGGCCCGTGACGCCCGGCCGATGGGGCTGGGCATGGCAGCGCTGCGCGACGTGACGGCCTATCTCAAACTGGCCAGGGCCGGCAACCCGCTGGCCGATATCCGGCCGGATGTCGCCGTCGCGGTCGGGGTGTCCCAGTCGGGCCGCGTGTTGCGCGACTTCCTGTGGCAGGGCTTTAACCGCGCGCCCGACGGAAGCCGGGTATTCGACGCTGCCATGCCGCTCATCGCGGGCAGCCGCAAGAGCTTTGTCAATGTGCGCTTCGCGCAGCCTGGCCGCTATTCGACCCAGCACCTCGATCACCTCACCTATGGCGACCAGTTCCCCTTCAGCTATGCCGTCACACGCGATCCTGTCAGCGGACGCACCGATGGCATCTTTGCCCGCTGCCAGGCCAGTGCCACCTGTCCCGTGCTGATGCATGTCGACAGCAGCGTCGAGTTCTGGCAGGGCAGGGCGTCGCTGGTGGTGTCGGACGGCGCGGGCCACGACCTGCCCATGCCGCCGTCGGTGCGCACCTATCTCATGTCGTCCACCCAGCATATCGCTGCCGAGCGCCCGGCCACCGGCATCTGCAGGTACCCGAGCAATCCCGCACGCCAGGGACCGGTTGTGCGGGTGCTGCTGGACCATCTGGTGGCGTGGGCGCGCAGCGGCACGGAGCCGCCCGCCAGCCGCTTTCCGCGCCACGCCGACGCCATGCTGACCGCGCCCACGCGCGAGGCGAGCGGTTTTCCGGACCTGCGCGCCATCGGCGTCCACTTCCCGCAGGTGATCAATGAACTGTCCGTGGTTGGGTACGAGGACGGTGTGGCCCGGCCCGACCGCGCCAGGCCCTACCAGCTGCATGTGCCGATGACCGATGCGGACGGCCACGACATCGCCGGCATCCGCCTGCCCGATATCGCCGTGCCACTGGCCACGCACACCGGCTGGAACCTGCGGCGCCAGCCCTTTGCCTCGGGCCAGCTGTGCAACCTGAATGGCTCGTATATTGCGCTGCCGGCCAGCGCACAAGCCGGCGACCCGCGCCCGCCACTGGCGGCGCGCTACCGCTGCCGCATGGAGTACGCCAAGGCAGTGGCCCTGGCCGCGCGTGAGCTGCGCGACCAGGGACTGATGCTGCAGGAAGACGTGGACCGCTATATCGCACGCGCGCTCAACGAGCAGCGCGTCCCGTAG
- the rsgA gene encoding ribosome small subunit-dependent GTPase A, whose translation MIDFDFASLRTIGFTQAIASQLPSLDCAPGARLLRITQVHRRTLVVHDGLREYSARAVQLHGEPLCVGDWVTGQPEGGGFLLGMRLDPVTHLARRTADGRRQGLASNVDTALLVTGLDHDFKLRRVERYLALVHAAQVAAAQVTAVVVLTKADANDAAERIAGTRARIGAAVPVVALDGRSPAAADALAPWLGAGQTLIMLGSSGAGKSTMTNTLAGAAAATGAVRTMDSRGRHTTTARSLHLCPGGACIIDTPGLRALRPDGDEESLTAAFEDIQALSGQCQFRDCRHQLEPGCAVREGVDPDRLLNYHRLLRETQRAVQTPLERIAERSRWKALMRAGSERGRQKRG comes from the coding sequence ATGATCGACTTCGATTTCGCTTCGCTTCGTACTATCGGCTTCACGCAGGCCATCGCCAGCCAGTTGCCATCGCTTGACTGCGCACCGGGCGCGCGCCTGCTGCGCATTACCCAGGTCCACCGCCGCACGCTGGTGGTCCACGACGGGCTGCGCGAATACAGTGCCCGCGCTGTCCAGCTGCACGGCGAGCCCCTGTGCGTGGGCGACTGGGTAACTGGCCAGCCTGAAGGCGGCGGCTTCCTGCTGGGCATGCGGCTTGACCCCGTCACCCACCTGGCACGGCGCACGGCCGACGGGCGGCGCCAGGGCCTGGCCAGCAATGTCGATACCGCCCTGCTGGTAACGGGACTTGACCACGATTTCAAGCTGCGCCGGGTAGAGCGCTACCTGGCGCTGGTGCACGCTGCGCAGGTGGCAGCAGCGCAGGTGACAGCAGTGGTGGTGCTGACCAAGGCCGACGCAAACGACGCCGCCGAACGCATTGCCGGGACCCGGGCACGCATCGGCGCGGCCGTACCGGTGGTAGCGCTCGATGGCCGCAGCCCAGCAGCGGCGGACGCGCTCGCGCCCTGGCTGGGTGCGGGCCAGACGCTGATCATGCTGGGCTCTTCCGGCGCGGGCAAGTCGACCATGACCAACACCCTCGCCGGTGCAGCCGCCGCCACCGGCGCGGTTCGCACAATGGATAGCCGTGGGCGGCACACCACCACGGCGCGCTCGCTGCACCTGTGCCCCGGCGGCGCCTGCATCATCGACACCCCCGGCCTGCGCGCGCTGCGCCCGGACGGCGACGAAGAAAGCCTGACGGCCGCATTCGAGGATATTCAGGCACTGTCGGGGCAGTGCCAGTTCCGCGATTGCCGGCACCAGCTGGAGCCTGGCTGCGCCGTGCGCGAGGGCGTGGATCCCGACCGCCTGCTCAACTACCACAGGCTGCTGCGCGAAACGCAGCGCGCCGTTCAGACGCCGCTCGAACGCATTGCCGAGCGGTCCAGGTGGAAAGCGCTGATGCGCGCGGGGTCCGAACGCGGCCGCCAGAAGCGCGGATAA